A region from the uncultured Stenotrophomonas sp. genome encodes:
- a CDS encoding hypothetical protein (Evidence 5 : No homology to any previously reported sequences) — translation MAAQAGDPASLLERIRAMLLARRALPASAPQLLPSSSPALLAVALGEGNDRVLMFVNFSGDSHDVAIPPDQAAGGTLLEGNATRLPDGSLRLSRYGYAWLRSGTGTCTSSDS, via the coding sequence GTGGCGGCGCAGGCCGGCGACCCCGCCTCCCTGCTCGAACGCATCCGCGCGATGTTGCTGGCGCGGCGCGCACTGCCGGCATCGGCGCCGCAGCTGCTGCCTTCGTCTTCGCCGGCACTGCTGGCCGTCGCGCTGGGTGAGGGCAATGACCGCGTGCTGATGTTCGTGAACTTTTCAGGGGACAGCCATGACGTGGCGATCCCCCCAGACCAGGCGGCCGGCGGAACCCTGCTGGAAGGCAACGCCACCCGCCTGCCCGATGGTTCGCTGCGCCTGTCCCGCTACGGCTATGCGTGGCTGCGCTCGGGCACCGGTACCTGCACGTCGTCGGACTCCTGA
- a CDS encoding hypothetical protein (Evidence 5 : No homology to any previously reported sequences) has product MDEKSLHRLRNDLNVVTVGVALLKRQLEDQASSDALDSLRRIEQAALRCTALVMAGDPRPHD; this is encoded by the coding sequence ATGGATGAAAAAAGCCTGCACCGCCTGCGCAACGACCTGAACGTGGTCACGGTCGGGGTAGCGCTGCTCAAACGCCAGCTGGAAGACCAGGCTTCCAGCGATGCGCTGGACAGCCTGCGCCGAATCGAACAGGCGGCGCTGCGTTGCACGGCACTGGTCATGGCCGGCGATCCGCGACCGCACGATTAG
- a CDS encoding Conidiation-specific protein 10 (fragment), whose amino-acid sequence MANQNRDQNNEGRGFAGMDERKQREIADEGGKAVHAGGNTHEFGSEQVREAGRKGGQASGNHGDGRDEEE is encoded by the coding sequence ATGGCCAACCAGAATCGTGACCAGAACAACGAAGGACGCGGTTTCGCCGGCATGGATGAAAGGAAGCAACGTGAAATCGCCGACGAAGGTGGCAAGGCGGTGCACGCCGGCGGCAATACGCATGAATTCGGCTCGGAACAAGTGCGCGAAGCCGGCCGCAAGGGCGGCCAGGCCAGTGGCAACCATGGTGACGGCCGCGACGAGGAAGAGTGA
- a CDS encoding Response regulator with CheY-like receiver, AAA-type ATPase, and DNA-binding domains, giving the protein MEVIGPTLAIVDDDRDFSVFLMKVAHGQGFRTRQFHTVAEATYWLASNDADLTILDMALPDGTGLDVLERLPPDRHGQIVFVSGTGDAEQIRRAVASPATGFIGKPVGTDTLERLLRKVQQDFRSRHREHQPGDGALLGDSAAMLRVRQDIAHVAATGLNVLILGETGTGKELVARAIHARSGRLGRLTCVNCGAVPADLLASQLFGHERGAFTGACGRHIGVFEQATGGTLFLDEIGEMPPALQVYLLRVLETGSVVRVGGSAETPVDARIVAATSRLPGEGMLREDLFYRIGHYLIELPPLRARGNDIQLLAHRFIAALNVRHGGPPKQLDPACIDRLHGHPWPGNVRELLAATERAYLRSRDGRVHINPFAPGRRHAESDDVVRFRIGTPLQEIEDEMLRRTLAFHGGDKTATARSLGVSVRTVHNHLARARLHG; this is encoded by the coding sequence ATGGAAGTGATCGGCCCCACCTTGGCGATCGTCGACGACGACCGGGATTTCTCCGTGTTCCTGATGAAGGTCGCCCACGGCCAGGGGTTCCGCACGCGCCAGTTCCACACCGTGGCCGAGGCCACGTACTGGCTGGCCAGCAATGATGCCGATCTGACGATCCTGGACATGGCGCTGCCGGACGGCACCGGCCTGGACGTGCTGGAACGCCTGCCGCCGGATCGCCACGGCCAGATTGTGTTCGTTTCCGGTACCGGCGATGCCGAGCAGATCCGTCGCGCGGTCGCCAGCCCGGCCACCGGCTTCATCGGCAAGCCGGTCGGCACGGACACGCTGGAACGGCTGTTGCGCAAGGTGCAGCAGGACTTCCGCAGCCGTCACCGCGAGCACCAGCCGGGCGACGGCGCGCTGCTCGGCGACAGCGCGGCGATGCTGCGGGTCAGGCAGGACATCGCGCACGTGGCCGCCACCGGTTTGAACGTGCTCATCCTCGGCGAGACCGGTACCGGCAAGGAGCTGGTCGCCCGCGCCATCCATGCGCGCAGCGGGCGCCTGGGCCGGCTGACCTGCGTGAACTGCGGCGCGGTACCTGCCGACCTGCTGGCCAGCCAGCTGTTCGGCCACGAACGCGGCGCCTTCACCGGCGCCTGCGGCCGCCACATCGGGGTGTTCGAGCAGGCCACCGGCGGCACCCTGTTCCTGGACGAGATCGGCGAGATGCCGCCGGCCCTGCAGGTCTACCTGTTGCGGGTGCTGGAAACCGGCAGCGTGGTGCGGGTGGGCGGAAGCGCGGAAACACCGGTCGATGCACGCATCGTGGCTGCCACCAGCCGGTTGCCGGGCGAGGGCATGCTGCGCGAGGACCTGTTCTACCGGATCGGCCATTACCTGATCGAACTGCCGCCGCTGCGCGCCCGCGGCAACGACATCCAGCTGCTCGCCCACCGTTTCATCGCCGCGTTGAACGTGAGGCATGGCGGCCCGCCGAAGCAGCTGGACCCGGCCTGCATCGACCGGCTCCACGGCCATCCGTGGCCGGGCAACGTGCGCGAACTGCTGGCCGCCACCGAGCGCGCCTACCTGAGGAGCCGCGACGGGCGGGTCCACATCAATCCGTTCGCGCCGGGCCGCCGCCATGCCGAGAGCGACGACGTGGTGCGGTTCCGCATCGGCACCCCTCTGCAGGAGATCGAGGACGAGATGCTGCGGCGCACGCTGGCCTTCCACGGCGGCGACAAGACCGCCACCGCACGCAGCCTCGGGGTGAGCGTGCGCACCGTCCACAATCACCTGGCGCGGGCCAGACTTCATGGATGA
- a CDS encoding conserved hypothetical protein (Evidence 4 : Homologs of previously reported genes of unknown function): MNKLPFNPTADVSDQDKAHTPDKLRNDKAEWKRPSMDDAEHGARPEDYERPPTPENEKR, from the coding sequence ATGAACAAGCTGCCCTTCAACCCCACCGCCGATGTCAGCGACCAGGACAAGGCGCATACGCCCGACAAGCTGCGCAACGACAAGGCCGAGTGGAAACGGCCAAGCATGGACGATGCCGAACACGGTGCCCGGCCGGAAGATTACGAGCGGCCGCCGACGCCGGAGAACGAAAAACGCTGA
- a CDS encoding conserved hypothetical protein (Evidence 4 : Homologs of previously reported genes of unknown function), producing MSKRFAGRRILVVEDEYLLAQCLADLLQNEGAQVLGPASCMEDADALLDGSPLPDAAVLDINLGNQNVYPLADRLADGHVPLLFTSGYDRELVPVRHADSPRCAKPFGVDQVRTQLLALLDVGADAGADVR from the coding sequence ATGAGCAAGCGTTTTGCCGGGCGGCGGATTCTGGTGGTCGAGGACGAGTACCTGCTTGCCCAATGCCTGGCCGACCTGCTGCAGAACGAGGGCGCGCAGGTGCTGGGGCCGGCCAGTTGCATGGAGGATGCCGACGCACTGCTGGACGGCAGTCCGTTGCCCGATGCCGCGGTGCTGGACATCAACCTCGGCAACCAGAACGTCTACCCGCTGGCGGACCGGCTGGCCGACGGCCATGTCCCACTGTTGTTCACCTCCGGCTACGATCGCGAACTGGTTCCCGTGCGCCACGCCGACAGCCCGCGTTGCGCGAAGCCCTTCGGCGTGGACCAGGTCAGGACGCAGCTGCTGGCGTTGCTGGATGTGGGCGCCGATGCCGGTGCCGATGTCCGCTGA
- a CDS encoding conserved hypothetical protein (Evidence 4 : Homologs of previously reported genes of unknown function), which produces MTTRSGGRMHLVHPAMRERAVLSAHPEHPMWSLTMNTRPRMLLLACLLLPLAACRDENEPDGPAEAVVGMRRDAAVSADRQAAILPADRTAAAASISAADRSALGVLNAINDHEIVLGKQALEKDVGDAVAKHAQRMIDEHGRNRTQTDALNPNPDSADARAQAAAGRKILDQLSEKSGDAYRQAYVQAMVAGHTDALSTLDQRLLPAATNPQVQAHLQRTRERIAQHLEQTLALQDADGQEPEPPRKP; this is translated from the coding sequence ATGACCACGCGCAGTGGCGGACGCATGCATCTGGTGCATCCGGCCATGCGCGAGCGGGCGGTGTTGTCCGCCCATCCGGAACACCCGATGTGGAGTCTCACCATGAATACCCGTCCAAGGATGCTTCTGCTGGCCTGCCTGCTGCTGCCGCTTGCCGCATGCAGGGATGAAAACGAACCCGATGGTCCCGCCGAAGCCGTGGTCGGCATGCGCCGCGATGCCGCCGTCAGCGCCGACAGGCAGGCCGCCATCCTGCCGGCCGATCGCACCGCGGCGGCGGCATCGATCAGCGCTGCGGACAGGTCGGCGCTGGGCGTGCTGAACGCCATCAACGACCACGAGATCGTGCTCGGCAAGCAGGCGCTGGAGAAGGATGTCGGCGACGCCGTTGCCAAGCATGCGCAGCGGATGATCGACGAACACGGCCGCAACAGGACGCAGACCGATGCGCTGAACCCCAACCCGGACAGTGCCGATGCCAGGGCCCAGGCCGCCGCGGGCCGGAAAATACTCGACCAGCTGAGCGAAAAGAGCGGCGATGCCTACCGGCAGGCCTACGTGCAGGCGATGGTGGCCGGGCATACGGACGCGCTCTCGACGCTGGACCAGCGCCTGCTTCCGGCCGCGACCAACCCGCAGGTGCAGGCCCACCTGCAACGGACGCGCGAGCGCATCGCGCAGCATCTGGAACAGACACTGGCCCTGCAGGATGCCGACGGCCAGGAACCGGAACCACCGCGCAAGCCGTGA
- a CDS encoding exported hypothetical protein (Evidence 5 : No homology to any previously reported sequences) — MLPENAVAHHTPPLPSLFLVAAVTMVATGLAALAAGFAHLFRAEFMRIAAGVHRLATFVGDFTLLPFIHAGETASFVVLVTILVGHFHSPVCRCAQCAPTEANATTVPPLQCGLPRVSRHETREIPEVRASGLQLFPCPPSAGTSRTRADPCR; from the coding sequence TTGCTTCCGGAGAACGCGGTGGCGCATCACACGCCACCGCTGCCGTCACTCTTCCTCGTCGCGGCCGTCACCATGGTTGCCACTGGCCTGGCCGCCCTTGCGGCCGGCTTCGCGCACTTGTTCCGAGCCGAATTCATGCGTATTGCCGCCGGCGTGCACCGCCTTGCCACCTTCGTCGGCGATTTCACGTTGCTTCCTTTCATCCATGCCGGCGAAACCGCGTCCTTCGTTGTTCTGGTCACGATTCTGGTTGGCCATTTTCATTCTCCTGTCTGCAGGTGCGCCCAATGCGCACCCACGGAAGCCAACGCAACTACCGTGCCACCCTTGCAATGCGGATTGCCGCGGGTTTCCCGGCATGAAACGCGGGAAATCCCTGAAGTCCGTGCATCCGGCCTGCAGCTTTTTCCCTGCCCTCCATCCGCTGGAACATCCCGAACCCGGGCGGATCCATGTAGGTGA
- a CDS encoding exported hypothetical protein (Evidence 5 : No homology to any previously reported sequences) has protein sequence MISNTRCGWYVAALAIGCWLLARADARHRADPARQADEVLLRQLGRDMAQARSLSAQAGEHGGNDELQAAAERWREALAPAGGWHPFVRNRNATADGQWQLPSQADGEAFDASAAQRMQEWLCLAREHAQGLLGSTRPRLCRQAADAIAIIDASACDLDLCQCAEALADASPSMRRWPLATGTFPY, from the coding sequence ATGATCAGCAACACCAGGTGCGGCTGGTACGTGGCGGCCCTCGCCATCGGCTGCTGGTTGTTGGCCCGCGCCGACGCCCGCCACCGCGCCGACCCGGCACGACAGGCCGACGAGGTGCTGCTGCGGCAGCTCGGCAGGGACATGGCGCAGGCCCGCTCACTGTCCGCGCAGGCCGGGGAACACGGCGGCAACGACGAATTGCAGGCGGCGGCGGAGCGCTGGCGCGAAGCACTCGCGCCCGCAGGTGGCTGGCATCCATTCGTCCGGAACAGGAACGCCACCGCCGATGGCCAGTGGCAACTGCCATCGCAGGCGGATGGCGAGGCTTTCGACGCCAGCGCCGCGCAACGCATGCAGGAATGGCTGTGCCTGGCGCGCGAGCACGCGCAGGGACTACTGGGCTCGACGCGGCCACGCCTGTGCCGGCAGGCCGCCGACGCGATCGCGATCATCGATGCCTCGGCCTGCGACCTCGACCTGTGCCAATGCGCCGAGGCGCTGGCCGATGCATCGCCTTCGATGCGGCGATGGCCGCTGGCCACCGGCACCTTCCCGTACTGA
- the cioB gene encoding Cyanide-insensitive ubiquinol oxidase, subunit II yields the protein MDVAYWLPVAWFAVIAFGVFMYVVLDGFVLGLGILAPLARDDAQLDAMMNTAAPIWDGNETWLVLGGAGLLAAFPAAYATLLPALYLPVLLMLIALVFRGVAFEFRFKATRTRWIWGWAFAAGSICAAFWQGVILGALVRGLPVGGGAWAWLDPFALLTGVALMAGYALLGATWLILKTTAGVQVQARRLARPLVLAVAGFMAVVSICLPFLDSRVMARWFAGNNFWWLSPVPVLVAVNVWLLWKAAAHPRRDAHPFLLALALFALGYAGLLLGLWPWLVPPSLTLWQAAAPPSSQGFMLVGVACLLPLILGYTAWSWYVFRGKLQPGQGYH from the coding sequence ATGGACGTTGCCTATTGGTTGCCGGTGGCGTGGTTCGCGGTGATCGCCTTCGGCGTCTTCATGTACGTGGTGCTGGACGGCTTCGTGCTGGGGCTGGGCATCCTGGCGCCGCTGGCGCGCGATGATGCACAACTGGACGCGATGATGAACACCGCCGCGCCGATCTGGGACGGCAACGAAACCTGGCTGGTACTCGGCGGTGCCGGCCTGCTGGCCGCGTTCCCGGCCGCCTATGCGACCCTCCTGCCGGCGCTGTACCTGCCGGTGCTGCTGATGCTGATCGCGCTGGTGTTCCGCGGGGTGGCGTTCGAGTTCCGCTTCAAGGCCACCCGCACGCGCTGGATCTGGGGTTGGGCGTTCGCCGCCGGCTCGATCTGCGCGGCGTTCTGGCAGGGCGTGATCCTCGGCGCGCTGGTGCGCGGGTTGCCGGTGGGTGGTGGTGCATGGGCGTGGCTGGATCCATTCGCGTTGCTGACCGGGGTGGCGCTGATGGCCGGCTACGCGCTGCTCGGCGCCACCTGGCTGATCCTGAAGACCACCGCCGGCGTGCAGGTGCAGGCGCGCCGGCTGGCGCGGCCGCTGGTATTGGCGGTGGCCGGGTTCATGGCCGTGGTCAGCATCTGCCTGCCGTTCCTCGATTCGCGGGTGATGGCACGCTGGTTCGCCGGCAACAATTTCTGGTGGCTGTCGCCGGTGCCCGTGCTGGTGGCGGTGAACGTGTGGCTGCTGTGGAAGGCGGCCGCGCACCCGCGGCGCGACGCGCACCCATTCCTGCTGGCACTGGCGCTGTTCGCACTGGGCTATGCAGGCTTGCTGCTGGGCCTGTGGCCGTGGCTGGTGCCGCCGTCGCTGACCCTGTGGCAGGCCGCAGCACCGCCATCGTCGCAGGGGTTCATGCTGGTCGGGGTGGCCTGTCTGCTGCCCTTGATCCTGGGCTATACCGCGTGGTCCTGGTACGTGTTCCGCGGCAAGCTGCAGCCGGGGCAGGGGTATCACTGA
- a CDS encoding F420-dependent glucose-6-phosphate dehydrogenase (fragment), translating to MEPRAGTQRQRVVLLGAALAGGSQRLGVVNAPNGRYHPLLVVQAAATLERMFPGRLWLAVGSGEALNECAAGTPWPDKAARNARLLEAVQVMRRLWRGEEVDHAGSFVVRQARLYSLPARPPPLLLAALSVQTAA from the coding sequence GTGGAGCCGCGCGCAGGGACACAGCGGCAACGCGTGGTGCTGCTCGGTGCCGCGCTGGCCGGCGGTAGCCAGCGGCTGGGCGTGGTCAATGCGCCCAATGGCCGCTACCACCCGCTGCTCGTCGTCCAGGCGGCGGCAACGCTGGAACGGATGTTCCCGGGCCGGTTGTGGTTGGCCGTGGGCAGCGGCGAGGCACTCAACGAATGCGCGGCCGGCACCCCTTGGCCGGACAAGGCCGCGCGCAATGCGCGCCTGCTCGAAGCGGTGCAGGTGATGCGGCGCTTGTGGCGGGGCGAGGAGGTGGACCATGCCGGCAGTTTCGTCGTCCGCCAGGCCCGGCTTTACAGCCTGCCGGCGCGGCCGCCGCCGCTCCTGCTGGCGGCACTGAGCGTGCAGACCGCGGCCTAG
- a CDS encoding Maltose alpha-D-glucosyltransferase (fragment) has protein sequence MDSRSIVYQVDPCLFRDGDGHSWGTLGGVTEKLDHLAGLGVDALWLLPFYASGDRDGGYDVVDHCRIDPRLGDDRQFDLLVRRANALGMQVIVELVVQHTSDRHRWFRRARSSPHSRYRDYYIWERQPRRDEPQTMFPPVESGTWRRDAAAGSYYRHRFYAHEPDLEIANPRVREEIHRIMAHWLDRGILGFRVDAAPYMVERAALADPRDDGLAHAHAMERR, from the coding sequence TTGGACTCGCGTTCGATCGTCTATCAGGTCGACCCCTGCCTGTTCCGCGATGGCGACGGGCACAGCTGGGGCACGCTGGGCGGAGTGACCGAAAAACTCGACCATCTCGCCGGCCTCGGTGTCGATGCGCTCTGGCTGCTGCCGTTCTACGCCTCCGGCGACCGCGACGGCGGCTACGACGTGGTGGACCACTGCCGGATCGACCCGCGGCTGGGCGACGACCGCCAGTTCGACCTGCTGGTCCGTCGCGCCAACGCACTGGGCATGCAGGTCATCGTCGAGCTGGTCGTGCAGCACACCTCCGACCGTCACCGCTGGTTCCGCCGGGCGCGCAGTTCGCCGCACTCGCGCTACCGCGACTACTACATCTGGGAGCGACAGCCACGGCGGGACGAACCGCAGACCATGTTCCCGCCGGTCGAATCCGGCACCTGGCGCCGGGACGCCGCCGCCGGCAGCTACTACCGGCACCGCTTCTACGCGCATGAACCGGACCTGGAGATCGCCAACCCGCGGGTGCGCGAGGAAATCCACCGGATCATGGCGCACTGGCTGGACCGCGGCATCCTCGGCTTCCGCGTCGATGCGGCGCCCTACATGGTCGAGCGCGCCGCGCTGGCGGACCCGCGCGACGACGGGCTTGCGCACGCCCATGCAATGGAGCGCCGGTAG
- a CDS encoding conserved hypothetical protein (Evidence 4 : Homologs of previously reported genes of unknown function): protein MSRTAPRVHVGQPGIDQLKELQRVLDAEMVVELHLHDGTVLAGTLPDRPTVQQFFGPDGTEGTNGQLRIDTGDGGIHLVWLDEVERFVRLGSC from the coding sequence ATGAGCAGAACCGCCCCCCGCGTTCATGTGGGCCAGCCCGGCATCGACCAGCTCAAGGAACTGCAGCGGGTGCTCGATGCTGAAATGGTGGTCGAGCTGCACCTGCACGATGGAACGGTGCTGGCCGGCACCCTGCCCGATCGGCCGACGGTGCAGCAGTTCTTCGGCCCCGATGGCACCGAGGGCACCAATGGCCAGCTCCGCATCGATACCGGCGACGGCGGCATCCACCTCGTCTGGCTGGACGAGGTGGAGCGTTTCGTGCGCCTGGGCTCGTGCTAG
- a CDS encoding Chain A, Crystal Structure Of Thermotoga Maritima 1070, with translation MNHEVPASACGHRRWAIAEGYLPASSHGPRPELASHEACCILNTSPQDAEIRIFIYHGDREPTGPYRFRVPAQRTAHLRYNDFADPEPVPVGTPFASLIESTVPVVVQHTRLDSRQAENALMTTMAYPC, from the coding sequence ATGAACCACGAAGTCCCCGCATCGGCCTGCGGCCACCGGCGCTGGGCCATCGCCGAAGGCTACCTGCCCGCCTCAAGCCACGGGCCACGCCCGGAGCTGGCCAGCCACGAGGCCTGCTGCATCCTCAACACTTCGCCGCAGGATGCGGAAATCCGGATTTTCATCTACCACGGCGACCGCGAGCCCACGGGGCCCTATCGCTTCCGCGTTCCGGCCCAGCGCACCGCGCACCTGCGCTACAACGACTTCGCCGACCCCGAACCCGTTCCCGTGGGCACGCCCTTCGCCAGCCTCATCGAATCCACCGTGCCGGTGGTGGTGCAACACACGCGACTGGACTCCCGGCAGGCGGAGAATGCGCTGATGACCACGATGGCCTACCCCTGCTGA
- a CDS encoding Chemotaxis methyltransferase protein (fragment): protein MPVPMSADAGNGCASGGAATPADMAGWLWDAGNDALHWADEGFSLGGYRPGVLAPDLQRLLAQVHVRDRARVCDTLRRAGGEGGEHSCRFRYLLPDGRQRRLLLRTLFRIEAGADAGRVTGTLHDVSDNVDTEKALHESAARFVQFGQASSDVLWIRNARTLHLEYLSQAFDQLYGHERGTMLAHPTLESWTSLILPEDRHRVHAALARVRAGERVTVEYRVRRGDGTIRWMRNTKFPLLDSEGEVVRIGGIGHDATEEKEAAARVQVLFAELQHRTRNLMAVVRSIAERTLAECATLDEFRDAYGSRLAAIARVHTLLSNLDEGQKVTFDRLLHEELKAHGADHGRVVLDGPAGVRLRSTTLQAFALALHELATNAVKYGALADETGRLSVRWRLHRWEDGTKALVMEWSEQSTGPVVPQPRHAGGYGRELIERALPYQLKARTCYRLTRGGVECRVDVPLQESDDVQVPVPERSHA from the coding sequence ATGCCGGTGCCGATGTCCGCTGACGCGGGCAATGGTTGCGCCAGCGGTGGTGCCGCCACGCCTGCCGACATGGCCGGGTGGCTGTGGGACGCCGGCAACGACGCGCTGCACTGGGCCGATGAAGGCTTCAGCCTGGGCGGCTACCGCCCGGGCGTCCTCGCCCCCGACCTGCAACGCCTGCTGGCGCAGGTCCACGTGCGGGACCGGGCACGCGTGTGCGATACGCTGCGGCGCGCGGGCGGCGAAGGCGGCGAACACTCGTGCCGTTTCCGCTACCTGCTGCCGGACGGCCGGCAGCGGCGCCTGCTGCTGCGCACCCTGTTCCGCATCGAGGCCGGCGCCGATGCCGGGCGGGTGACCGGCACCCTGCACGACGTGAGCGACAACGTCGATACGGAGAAGGCGCTGCATGAAAGCGCGGCCCGCTTCGTGCAGTTCGGCCAGGCGTCGTCCGACGTGCTGTGGATCCGCAATGCGCGGACGCTGCACCTGGAGTACCTGAGCCAGGCCTTCGACCAGCTCTACGGCCACGAGCGCGGGACCATGCTCGCCCACCCCACGCTTGAAAGCTGGACCAGCCTGATCCTGCCCGAGGACCGGCACCGGGTGCACGCGGCGCTGGCGCGGGTCCGCGCGGGTGAGCGGGTGACGGTCGAGTACCGGGTCCGTCGGGGCGACGGCACGATCAGGTGGATGCGCAACACCAAGTTCCCGCTGCTCGACAGCGAAGGCGAAGTGGTGCGCATAGGCGGTATCGGCCATGACGCCACCGAGGAAAAGGAGGCCGCCGCCCGCGTGCAGGTGTTGTTTGCCGAGTTGCAGCACCGCACCCGCAACCTGATGGCGGTGGTGCGCTCCATCGCCGAGCGCACCCTGGCCGAATGCGCGACGCTGGACGAGTTCCGCGATGCCTACGGCAGCCGCCTCGCCGCGATCGCGCGCGTGCATACCCTGCTTTCCAACCTCGACGAAGGCCAGAAGGTCACCTTCGACAGGCTGCTGCACGAGGAACTGAAGGCACATGGCGCCGACCACGGCCGGGTCGTCCTCGACGGCCCGGCCGGCGTGCGGCTGCGCTCGACCACGCTGCAGGCTTTCGCGCTGGCCTTGCACGAACTGGCGACCAACGCGGTCAAGTACGGTGCGCTCGCCGATGAAACCGGGCGCCTGAGCGTGCGCTGGCGGCTGCACCGCTGGGAGGACGGCACGAAGGCGCTGGTGATGGAATGGAGCGAGCAGTCCACCGGCCCGGTGGTGCCGCAGCCACGGCACGCGGGAGGCTATGGGCGCGAGCTGATCGAACGCGCGCTTCCCTACCAGCTCAAGGCGCGCACCTGCTACCGGCTGACCCGCGGCGGCGTGGAATGCCGGGTCGACGTGCCGCTTCAGGAGTCCGACGACGTGCAGGTACCGGTGCCCGAGCGCAGCCACGCATAG
- a CDS encoding hypothetical protein (Evidence 5 : No homology to any previously reported sequences), with the protein MSRAAPCRLPAPFGWTEGENSRHLFLGKVEVLEVRTQRRGWIVQIHLQDPLRPQPKVAVRSPNAGMRWGARWAKARVHLLTAIAAAGPAAAPTPRHVLCSPRTGSQP; encoded by the coding sequence ATGAGCAGAGCCGCCCCCTGCCGCCTTCCCGCGCCCTTCGGCTGGACCGAAGGGGAAAACAGCAGGCATCTGTTCCTCGGCAAGGTGGAAGTGCTCGAAGTCCGTACCCAGCGGCGGGGCTGGATCGTGCAGATCCACCTGCAGGATCCGCTGCGCCCCCAGCCCAAGGTCGCGGTCCGTTCGCCCAACGCCGGCATGCGCTGGGGCGCACGCTGGGCCAAGGCGCGGGTCCATCTGCTGACGGCCATCGCCGCCGCCGGCCCTGCTGCCGCGCCGACGCCGCGGCACGTGCTTTGCAGCCCACGCACCGGGAGCCAACCATGA
- a CDS encoding hypothetical protein (Evidence 5 : No homology to any previously reported sequences), giving the protein MGALTTPSRWLPPASAAPSSTTRCRCVPARGSTVAGGPNTSPRRSPPLRPCAAGPAVPRTGTARAMRGSRQTPRCPPWNPNIQLLHRDGVNPRDGPDDSFAACEAWGERIHPAWQAGH; this is encoded by the coding sequence TTGGGCGCATTGACCACGCCCAGCCGCTGGCTACCGCCGGCCAGCGCGGCACCGAGCAGCACCACGCGTTGCCGCTGTGTCCCTGCGCGCGGCTCCACGGTTGCAGGTGGTCCGAACACCTCGCCTCGCCGAAGCCCGCCTCTTCGGCCATGCGCAGCAGGCCCAGCAGTTCCTCGGACGGGAACTGCTCGTGCGATGCGTGGTAGCCGACAAACGCCACGGTGCCCTCCTTGGAATCCGAATATCCAGCTCCTGCATCGTGATGGCGTGAACCCGCGTGATGGCCCGGATGATTCCTTTGCCGCGTGTGAAGCGTGGGGCGAACGGATTCACCCGGCATGGCAGGCCGGTCACTAG